In a single window of the Deltaproteobacteria bacterium genome:
- the rnpA gene encoding ribonuclease P protein component: MCQHPQEGSKALVLLSGTSCGMGVDFRLGPSHRIKRRRDYLHVQSHGRKFRSKHFLVAVCSSKCLAGEGRNSRIGVTITRKIHKSAVRRNRLRRRIKEIYRFYKQQLAKAKIDFVIIALAGAADLEFADIKQELNGLFGKIARVMHVDGWPRTAGSQEN; the protein is encoded by the coding sequence GCTAAGTGGCACTTCGTGCGGCATGGGCGTAGATTTTCGGCTTGGGCCTTCTCATAGAATAAAGCGCCGGCGCGATTACTTACACGTTCAATCACATGGGCGCAAGTTCCGCTCAAAGCACTTCTTAGTAGCAGTTTGCAGTTCCAAATGTTTGGCAGGCGAAGGAAGGAATTCTAGGATTGGCGTTACTATTACGCGAAAGATTCACAAGAGCGCTGTTCGCCGCAATCGCTTGCGGCGAAGAATAAAGGAAATTTATCGTTTCTACAAACAGCAGCTAGCTAAAGCGAAAATAGATTTCGTTATCATTGCGCTTGCAGGAGCAGCAGATTTGGAGTTTGCGGACATTAAGCAGGAACTTAATGGGCTTTTTGGGAAAATTGCTCGCGTGATGCACGTGGATGGGTGGCCCAGGACTGCGGGTTCGCAAGAGAATTGA